In a single window of the Antedon mediterranea chromosome 1, ecAntMedi1.1, whole genome shotgun sequence genome:
- the LOC140052520 gene encoding DNA-directed RNA polymerase III subunit RPC8-like, producing the protein MFVLAEMMDTVRIQPWMFNNKLDTAVVDVLNRKLANKVVHDVGLCIALHDVSKLEESFIFPGDGASHTKVQFRYVVFRPFMDEILIGKIKSCSNEGVHISLGFFDDILIAPDALQQPSKFDEAEQVWVWEYETDEGTHDLFMDAGEEIRFRVINETFVDTTPVGPENGHDHSVDDQESEAKKSPYSLTGSISEPGLGLLTWWNA; encoded by the exons ATGTTTGTCCTAGCGGAAATGATGGACACTGTCCGCATTCAGCCGTGGATGTTTAACAACAAACTGGACACTGCCGTTGTTGATGTACTTAATCGCAAGTTAGCCAATAAG GTTGTTCATGATGTCGGTCTGTGCATTGCACTACATGATGTATCAAAGTTAGAGGAATCCTTCATCTTTCCTGGTGATGGAGCATCGCACACCAAAGTGCAATTCCGATACGTCGTCTTTCGTCCATTCATGGATGAAATATTGATTGGAAAGATTAAAAGTTGTAGCAATGAAGGCGTTCACA TATCTTTAGGATTTTTTGATGATATTCTTATCGCACCAGATGCTCTTCAGCAACCATCTAAATT CGATGAAGCTGAGCAAGTTTGGGTGTGGGAATATGAAACTGACGAAGGAACACATGACTTGTTCATGGATGCCGGTGAAGAGATTCGTTTCCGAGTCATTAATGAAACATTTGTTGACACAACACCAGTCGGACCGGAGAACGGACACGATCATAGCGTAGATGATCAGGAGTCAGAAGCAAAGAAATCGCCCTATTCACTGACT GGATCGATTTCTGAGCCAGGACTTGGACTATTAACATGGTGGAATGCTTGA
- the LOC140052207 gene encoding H(+)/Cl(-) exchange transporter 7-like — protein sequence MALNEKTHLLESGRTTYNGSLSQSDVGYGNSLQVEHDEDVAANDVRMRRTTWDRSPKSPEEVQQMGTMKLLSSKFESLDYDIVENSLYFKEQKQVGSKTSMIRRIQTARWFVMLLIGVITACIAAFIDVMIDKLAGAKYALVSKYIDHDLESTSILIPFLLWLAVDVGFVSIAAILVTFVEPVAAGSGIPQIKCYLNGVKIPHVVRIKTLFTKVIGVIFGMSGGLAIGKEGPMIHSGAVVAAGISQGRSTSFKFDCKLFQYFRSDHEKRDFVSGGAAAGVSAAFGAPVGGVLFSLEEGASFWNQSLTWRIFFASMVSTFTLNVLLSYYHNDPWSLSSPGLVNFGQFEGKDYYGYEIPIFIAMAVIGGLLGALFNTVNYRLSVFRIKYLYKRWMHLVEAMLVASVTATLAFLAIYNIQDCRSLPQEEVKYPLQMFCADGEYSATASLFFSTPEASIKNLFHDPPDAYSVKTLLVFFIVYFLLSCWTYGLNIPSGLFIPCILTGAAWGRLCGILINTVLPDAQLSDPGKYALIGAAAHLGGVLRMTISLTVILIEATGNITYGLPLMLVLVFAKWIGDIFNEGLYDIHIQLQSVPILPWEPPQLTANIHAREVMNQPVVTLNTIENVGRIIDVLSCKDSKHNGFPVVDPHDQNGSTFGTFRGLILRDQLLIILKHKAYSTFPLSDASDHKLRTKDFQNSYPRFPDISTLNITHLERQASVDLRPFMNQAPYSVSEDASLPRIFRLFRAIGLRHLVVVNDCNEVVGIVTRKDLARFRVSGHGVGLEQLFIST from the exons ATGGCATTAAATGAGAAGACACATCTGCTTGAAAGTGGCAGAACAACATATAACGGCTCTTTATCACAAAGTGATGTTGGT TATGGCAACTCACTGCAGGTGGAACATGACGAAGATGTGGCGGCAAATGACGTCAGGATGAGACGTACGACCTGGGATAGGTCACCA AAGTCACCTGAAGAAGTGCAACAAATGGGGACAATGAAGTTGTTGTCGTCAAAGTTTGAG AGTTTAGATTATGATATTGTAGAGAACTCATTGTATTTTAAAGAACAAAAACAAGTAGGATCTAAG ACATCTATGATCCGGCGGATACAGACTGCACGGTGGTTTGTAATGTTACTGATTGGAGTGATTACAGCGTGCATTGCGGCGTTTATTGATGTAATGATCGATAAGTTAGCTGGCGCCAAATACGCATTAGTTAGTAAAT ATATTGATCATGATCTAGAGAGCACTAGCATTCTGATACCGTTCCTTTTATGGTTGGCAGTGGATGTTGGGTTTGTTTCTATAGCAGCAATTCTTGTAACTTTTGTAGAG CCTGTAGCTGCAGGAAGTGGAATACCACAAATTAAATGTTACTTAAATGGAGTCAAAATACCTCATGTTGTACGAATTAAAACTCTTTTTACTAAAGTCATCGGTGTCATATTTGGCATGTCAGGAGGGCTAGCCATTGGCAAG GAAGGGCCTATGATTCATTCTGGCGCAGTTGTTGCAGCTGGAATTTCTCAAGGAAGAAGCACCTCGTTCAAATTTGATTGTAAACTGTTTCAGTATTTCCGATCGGATCATGAAAAGCGTGATTTTGTTTCCGGAGGTGCAGCCGCTGGTGTATCAGCTGCCTTCGGAGCTCCTGTAGGGGGCGTGCTTTTTAGTTTAGAAGAGGGTGCTAGCTTCTGGAATCAAAGTCTAACATGGAGAATA TTTTTTGCATCGATGGTGTCTACTTTTACGTTGAATGTTCTGTTAAGTTATTACCATAATGATCCATGGAGTCTGTCAAGTCCTGGTCTGGTCAATTTTGGACAATTTGAG GGCAAAGATTACTATGGCTATGAAATACCAATATTTATTGCAATGGCTGTAATTGGTGGTCTTCTGGGTGCTCTCTTTAACACAGTTAACTATAGGTTATCTGTATTTAGAATCAA gtATTTATATAAAAGATGGATGCATTTGGTAGAAGCCATGTTAGTTGCTAGTGTTACAGCAACTTTAGCTTTCTTAGCAATATACAATATTCAAGATTGTAGGTCGTTACCACAGGAAGAGGTCAAATATCCATTGCAG ATGTTCTGTGCTGATGGGGAATACTCGGCAACAGCTAGTTTGTTTTTTAGTACGCCAGAAGCGTCCATCAAAAACCTCTTCCACGATCCACCAG ATGCTTACTCAGTCAAAACTTTATTAgtgttttttattgtatattttctacTTTCGTGCTGGACATACGGACTCAACATTCCAAGCGGGCTTTTCATTCCGTGCATCCTTACGGGAGCAGCTTGGGGTCGTTTATGTGGTATTCTGATTAATACTGTTTTACCAGACGCA caATTGTCTGATCCTGGTAAATACGCACTAATAGGAGCAGCAGCCCATCTAG GGGGAGTGTTACGGATGACCATCAGTTTAACTGTCATTTTAATCGAGGCAACAGGCAACATAACATATGGTCTACCTCTTATGCTGGTTCTTGTCTTTGCTAAATGGATAGGAGACATATTCAACGAAGGCCTGTATGACATACACATACAACTACAGAGTGTTCCTATATTGCCATGGGAACCACCACAGCTAACTGCTAATATTCATGCACG TGAGGTAATGAACCAGCCTGTAGTAACTTTAAACACAATTGAAAATGTTGGACGTATCATTGATGTATTAAGTTGTAAAGATTCTAAACACAATGGATTTCCTGTGGTCGACCCTCACGATCAG AATGGGTCAACTTTTGGTACGTTTAGAGGCCTCATTTTACGTGATCAACTTCTTATTATACTTAAACATAAG GCTTACAGTACATTCCCATTAAGCGATGCAAGTGACCATAAACTTAGAACCAAAGATTTCCAAAATAGTTATCCTAGATTCCCAGACATCTCAACCCTGAACATTACACATTTGGAACGACAGGCAAGCGTTGACCTTCGACCTTTTATGAATCAGGCACCGTATTCTGTTTCAGAG GATGCTTCACTTCCAAGAATTTTCCGTCTATTCCGTGCGATTGGATTGCGCCATCTTGTGGTCGTAAATGATTGCAATGAG GTCGTTGGTATAGTAACCAGAAAGGATTTAGCCCGGTTCCGGGTCAGTGGACACGGTGTAGGGTTGGAGCAGCTTTTTATCTCAAcgtaa